In one Arenibacter antarcticus genomic region, the following are encoded:
- a CDS encoding FecR family protein: MENLKFVLKNILDSGTLDSDILEGLTESEREIVDTIYRENLVSEALVVLEELNTDEEWDKLIRKITVTKKLIVPFWTTILKYAAIFVGLIAFSYTVYQLRNSEIGVPISETAIKLKMDGEKVKVIQEGGGQEIISIAGKVLGVQKGNKISYKGDSDISELVYNELEIPFGKVFDVELSDGTLVHLNSGTKMRYPVKFLNTGKREVFIEGEAYFIVAKDMDRPFIVHAERVEIEVLGTIFNISSYNEDEEINTVLVEGSVKMSNTFNPNDNVMLKPGAKGSWNKAGYSIAVEEVDVENYTSWITGELIFRNASFSDMTKKLERKYNVSIQNNNLRLSEIKLNAWFSTDIERIDDVLKSISEIYPFNYKITDRNIVID; the protein is encoded by the coding sequence ATGGAAAATTTAAAATTTGTCTTAAAAAACATCCTAGATTCTGGGACATTGGATAGTGATATACTTGAAGGTTTAACCGAAAGTGAAAGAGAAATTGTGGATACCATTTATCGCGAAAATTTGGTTTCAGAAGCTTTGGTGGTTTTGGAGGAATTAAATACAGATGAGGAATGGGATAAACTTATTAGAAAAATAACAGTTACTAAAAAGCTGATAGTTCCCTTTTGGACAACAATTTTAAAGTATGCAGCAATTTTTGTTGGATTAATAGCATTTAGTTATACAGTCTATCAACTGAGAAATTCTGAAATAGGAGTTCCCATTTCAGAAACTGCTATTAAATTAAAAATGGATGGTGAAAAAGTTAAGGTAATCCAAGAGGGGGGAGGACAAGAAATTATTTCCATTGCAGGCAAAGTGTTGGGTGTGCAAAAGGGAAATAAAATAAGTTATAAGGGAGATTCTGATATTAGTGAGCTGGTATACAATGAGTTGGAAATCCCTTTTGGGAAAGTGTTTGATGTTGAATTGTCTGATGGCACTTTGGTTCATCTCAACTCAGGAACGAAGATGAGATACCCCGTCAAATTTTTGAATACTGGAAAAAGAGAAGTTTTTATTGAGGGAGAGGCGTATTTCATAGTAGCGAAGGATATGGATCGGCCTTTTATCGTACATGCAGAGCGTGTGGAGATCGAGGTGCTTGGAACCATATTTAATATTTCTTCCTATAATGAAGATGAGGAAATTAATACGGTGCTGGTTGAAGGTTCCGTAAAAATGAGCAATACTTTCAATCCAAATGACAACGTAATGTTGAAACCTGGTGCAAAAGGTTCTTGGAATAAAGCGGGTTATAGTATAGCTGTAGAGGAAGTAGATGTTGAGAACTACACTAGTTGGATTACCGGAGAACTTATATTTCGTAATGCTTCATTTTCCGATATGACTAAAAAGTTAGAGCGAAAGTACAATGTGTCCATCCAAAATAACAACCTTCGACTAAGTGAAATTAAATTGAACGCCTGGTTTAGTACGGATATTGAGCGAATAGATGACGTATTGAAATCAATTAGTGAAATTTATCCTTTTAATTACAAAATAACCGACCGAAATATAGTGATCGACTAA